The following coding sequences are from one Shewanella violacea DSS12 window:
- a CDS encoding TDT family transporter, which translates to MKSTFKHLSQRAARLPSPMAGLALAIASLGWAWESMLPTMDGRSQIISSAIAAILLTSLVIKFVLHPKVLYKELTHPVIGSVIPTFAMALMIISNALGQKLPSLGQVVWLLAILIHLVFLCMFVFYRAVDFKLEHMLPSWFIPPIGIIVAAVSFPSYADSTNQSLHWIANAILNFGILCYLIMLPIMLYRLIFCAPIADAAKPTIAILAAPASLSLAGYLTISTQPSIVVVALLLSIAVLMTSVIYLAFFHLLRLPFSPGYAAFTFPMVIGATALFKTYYWLTKTYGANQFTSLIQQAAEGELLIATAVVIYVTYRYLSHYKPRSWKA; encoded by the coding sequence ATGAAATCTACCTTTAAGCACCTGTCTCAACGAGCCGCTCGTTTACCTAGCCCTATGGCCGGATTGGCACTCGCTATCGCTAGTCTAGGTTGGGCATGGGAGAGCATGCTTCCTACAATGGACGGTCGGAGCCAAATCATCAGCTCAGCTATTGCAGCAATCTTGCTTACCAGCCTAGTGATTAAATTTGTACTTCATCCAAAGGTTTTATATAAAGAGCTCACCCATCCTGTCATAGGCAGCGTGATCCCAACGTTTGCCATGGCGCTCATGATAATCTCCAACGCTCTGGGTCAAAAATTACCAAGCTTGGGCCAAGTTGTTTGGTTGCTGGCCATACTTATCCATCTGGTCTTCCTCTGCATGTTTGTCTTTTATAGGGCTGTGGACTTTAAGTTAGAACATATGCTGCCTAGCTGGTTCATACCGCCGATTGGCATCATAGTCGCCGCGGTAAGTTTTCCAAGCTACGCCGATTCAACCAATCAGAGCCTACACTGGATTGCCAACGCCATATTAAACTTCGGCATCTTGTGCTACCTCATCATGTTACCAATCATGCTATATCGCCTGATATTTTGCGCCCCCATTGCCGATGCAGCTAAACCGACCATAGCCATACTTGCCGCTCCCGCCAGTTTATCATTGGCCGGATACCTGACAATTAGCACTCAGCCTTCTATTGTGGTTGTGGCACTGCTGCTCAGTATTGCAGTCTTAATGACGTCGGTTATCTATCTCGCCTTCTTTCATTTGTTGAGGCTCCCCTTCTCACCTGGCTATGCTGCATTTACCTTCCCTATGGTTATAGGCGCAACAGCTCTGTTCAAAACTTACTACTGGCTTACTAAAACCTATGGCGCTAATCAATTTACCAGCCTTATTCAACAAGCAGCTGAGGGAGAACTGCTTATCGCAACGGCTGTGGTCATATATGTCACATATCGATATTTATCACACTACAAGCCAAGGAGTTGGAAGGCTTAA